Below is a window of Picosynechococcus sp. PCC 7002 DNA.
TAGCAAGCCGTTCGGCCATTTCGTTGAAGTTTACGATCAGTTCACCGAGTTCCCCACCAAAGGGAAGATCAATTCGTTGCTCGAAATTTCCGGCGGCAATATTTTTTACGCCATCGAGGAGTTCTTTAATGGGGCGCGTAATGGTCAAGGCGTTAAAGACACCACCGAGGATGACCATGACCCAAATAAAGACAAACACGGCGAGGGTAACATCCCGCGTCAGATTAGAAGAAGCAACAACGGTGGCATTGGGATTGATGCCCACCACAAGAATGCCTAGGTATTCGTCATTTTGGTGGAGGGGTACGAAGACATCTGTAATTTCGCCGTTGGGGGTTAAATGTTGTTTGGCAACGGGGAAAAATCCGGCGGGATTGTAATCATCTGGTGGAGTAATGCGCCGTTCGATGGTGAGGCTGTTTTGGACTTCGGCTTCGGAGTAGGGAATACCGTAGACAATTTTGCCGTTGGGATCGGCATAGATGAGGTAGCGGACGTTTTCGGTGCTGTTGTAAAAGCGATTGGTGAAGAGGGCGAGGTCGGAAAGATTGTGGTCGGCGACAAGGGGCGCGACGTTTGCTGCCAGTAAAAGGCCCAGATCGCTGCCGAAACGGGTGTCATTCAGGCGGGCATCTTGCTGGATTGAGTTCACCGCCCAAAAGGTAAAACCACTCATCAGCAGGGACACGGCGAGGGTGGCTGCAGCCATCAGTTTGGTCTGCAATGTGAATTCTGACCACCAGCGGGAAAGGATATTGCGGAGTTTGGTGATGAGGGTTAGCAAGGTGTTTTCGGGGGTGAACTTACCAGATCAAGTTTGCTTTATTAAATACAATGTAACGTTTTGTTGCAAGCTACGCTTTTTTGAGGCGGTGTCCAATGTCGCGACGGTAGTACATTCCTGGGAACTGAACTTTGGGAACGGCCTGGTATACGTTGGCGATCGCCTGATCAAAACTGTGACCACGGCAAACAATGCCAAGGACACGACCCCCATTGGTGACGAGGGTATCTCCTTCTAATTTAGTCCCTGCATGGAAAACTGTCGCACCTAGAGCTTCAGCTGCTTGGATACCTGTGATAATCTTGCCCTTTTCATAGGCACCGGGATAGCCCGCCGCCGCCGCCACGACGCAAACTGCACTACCGTCATACCACTGCAAAGGAGGCAGTTCAGCCAGGGTTTGATTAATGCAGGCGAGCATAATCTCATCAAGGGGTGTTTCGAGGAGGGGTAAAACCGCCTGGGTTTCTGGATCGCCAAAGCGACAGTTAAATTCCAGCACCTTAACCTCGCCATTTGGTGCAACCATGAGACCTGCGTAGAGAATCCCCCGGTAATCAATGCCGCGATTTTGTAAAGTTTTGAGAGTGGCCTCCAGAACATCGGTTTGGACTTGGGCCATGATCTCGGTGGTGGCGATGGGCGTTGGGGCGTAAACCCCCATTCCCCCGGTATTTTCCCCGGTATCTCCTTCGCCAATTTGTTTGTGGTCTTGGGAGGGCAGCAAGGGGCGGATCGTCTTCCCATCGGTGAGAGCGAGGACAGAGACTTCCTGACCCACGAGAAATTCTTCGACGACTAAGGTTTTGTACCCTTCGGCCCAGAGGCGATCAACGGCGTTTAAGGCTTCTTCTAAGGTTTCTGCGACGATCACCCCCTTTCCGGCAGCGAGACTATCGGCTTTGACAACGATGGGAACGATGGGCGCGCCTTGGGTTTGGATGTAGTCCTTTGCGGCTTGGGGATTGTTAAAAGTGCCAGCGGCGGCAGTGGGAACCCCTGCTTCGTTCATTAAGTCCTTGGCCCAAGCTTTACTGGCTTCAATGATTGCGCCATCTTTTTTCGGACCGAATACGGAAATCTTGCGTTCTGAGAGAAAGTCAGCAAGGCCGAGGGACAGGGGGACTTCTGGGCCGACGGCAACAAAAGCAATGTCGTGGTCGGTACAGGCTTGGGCAATTCCCGCAAAGTCATCCACAGCAATAGGTAGATTTTGGCAATTTTCTAACAGAGCGGTGCCGCCATTACCGGGGGTACAAACGACTTTCTGGACGTTGGGAGATTGGAGCAGTTTCCAGGCGATCGCATGCTCTCTGCCGCCGTTACCCACCACGAGTACATTCATTGTTACTAATTCAACCTTTGTTAATTGATCAATCTTTTATTCTATCGGAAGAGATTCCCCCATTGGAGGCTATGGTAAAGTTCTGGCAATGGTGAGGGCAGACAAAATGAACTTTGGCAAAATATTTTTGGGTTAGCCCAGTGATAGATCGTAAAAGTGACCGTCAAAGATTTTTTAAAAAGCATTTTCTATCGGGCATAAGTCTCGTCATTTGTGCGGTGGCAGTGGGGGTGATTTGGCAGGAATTTCGACGTATTA
It encodes the following:
- the purD gene encoding phosphoribosylamine--glycine ligase, whose translation is MNVLVVGNGGREHAIAWKLLQSPNVQKVVCTPGNGGTALLENCQNLPIAVDDFAGIAQACTDHDIAFVAVGPEVPLSLGLADFLSERKISVFGPKKDGAIIEASKAWAKDLMNEAGVPTAAAGTFNNPQAAKDYIQTQGAPIVPIVVKADSLAAGKGVIVAETLEEALNAVDRLWAEGYKTLVVEEFLVGQEVSVLALTDGKTIRPLLPSQDHKQIGEGDTGENTGGMGVYAPTPIATTEIMAQVQTDVLEATLKTLQNRGIDYRGILYAGLMVAPNGEVKVLEFNCRFGDPETQAVLPLLETPLDEIMLACINQTLAELPPLQWYDGSAVCVVAAAAGYPGAYEKGKIITGIQAAEALGATVFHAGTKLEGDTLVTNGGRVLGIVCRGHSFDQAIANVYQAVPKVQFPGMYYRRDIGHRLKKA